One genomic segment of Helianthus annuus cultivar XRQ/B chromosome 14, HanXRQr2.0-SUNRISE, whole genome shotgun sequence includes these proteins:
- the LOC110907030 gene encoding uncharacterized protein LOC110907030: MQGEARHQEQVKKNQEFELMFRNQGSTIKSLERTVGEIANRMTERPVGTFPSSTQTNPKATAKAVTTRSGRGVEVEKPIDEVEEPVDEEIEMETPAGDVHPRLHRASTAQSSESSGEKKKENEPLRVYKPTAPYPGRLLAKSDSEQYSRFLEMLKKLHVNLPFIEALSKMPKYAKFLKDLLTNKKKLEELSTVTLSEECSAVVQNKLPKKMTDLGSFTIPCLIGDLTVSHALADLGASINLMPYSIFAKLNLGEPSPTRMSLQLADRSVKFPRGIVENMLVKVDKFVFPVDFVILAMDEDSRVPLILGRPFLATARTVIDVLDGKLTLRVDDDAVTFDIQHSMKHTPQHDDTIYFIDTLMSHVGSFLGEVCGRESIETQMLGVDVEGIELTEFNLEQDSPLPSSEPSIGSECSKVSEVFEVLERETSEEKPSVEIPPPLELKELSSHLEYAFLGEDLSCPSLFHRV, translated from the coding sequence ATGCAGGGTGAGGCTAGGCATCAGGAGCAggtcaagaaaaatcaagagttTGAGCTCATGTTTAGGAATCAGGGGTCCACCATAAAGAGTCTAGAGAGGACCGTAGGAGAGATTGCTAATAGGATGACAGAGAGGCCAGTAGGTACATTCCCTAGTAGCACCCAAACTAACCCAAAAGCCACTGCAAAGGCAGTGACTACTAGGAGCGGTAGAGGGGTAGAAGTAGAGAAACCGATCGATGAGGTCGAGGAACCGGTTGATGAGGAAATTGAGATGGAGACTCCTGCTGGCGATGTGCATCCTAGGCTGCACCGAGCAAGTACAGCACAGTCCAGCGAGTCTTCGggggagaagaagaaggagaatgAGCCACTTAGAGTCTATAAACCCACAGCTCCTTACCCTGGTAGGCTTTTAGCTAAGAGCGATTCTGAGCAGTATTCACGGTTCTTGGAGATGCTGAAAAAACTCCATGTGAACCTTCCTTTCATTGAGGCTCTGTCCAAAATGCCTAAGTATGCCAAGTTCCTAAAGGATCTTCTCACAAACAAGAAGAAACTAGAGGAGTTGTCTACTGTCACTCTTAGTGAGGAGTGTTCTGCAGTCGTGCAGAACAAGCTTCCTAAGAAGATGACTGATCTAGGGAGTTTCACCATTCCGTGTCTGATCGGAGATCTTACTGTCAGCCATGCGCTGGCTGACCTAggagctagcattaacctcatgccttaCTCCATTTTTGCTAAGCTCAATCTAGGCGAGCCATCTCCTACGCGCATGAGTCTTCAGCTTGCTGACCGATCTGTGAAGTTTCCACGTGGTATCGTAGAGAATATGCTTGTCAAGGTTGACAAGTTTGTTTTTCCGGTGGATTTTGTCATTCTTGCTATGGACGAGGATTCTAGAGTTCCGCTCATTTTAGGACGTCCATTCCTTGCCACTGCCCGAACCGTTATTGATGTGCTTGATGGTAAGCTTACTCTCCGCGTCGACGATGACGCGGTCACCTTTGACATCCAGCATTCAATGAAGCATACGCCGCAACATGACGACACTATTTACTTTATAGACACTCTTATGTCACATGTGGGTAGTTTTCTCGGTGAGGTTTGCGGTAGAGAGTCTATAGAGACCCAAATGTTAGGGGTAGATGTCGAGGGCATTGAGTTGACCGAGTTCAACCTAGAGCAGGATTCACCATTACCATCCAGCGAGCCATCCATAGGATCGGAATGTTCTAAGGTTTCTGAGGTGTTTGAAGTGTTAGAGAGAGAGACCTCTGAGGAGAAACCATCAGTGGAGATACCCCCGCCTCTAGAGTTGAAGGAACTGTCATCTCACTTGGAGTATGCATTCCTTGGCGAGGATCTCAGTTGCCCGTCATTATTTCATCGAGTTTGA